From a region of the Dickeya poaceiphila genome:
- the mdtH gene encoding multidrug efflux MFS transporter MdtH, whose amino-acid sequence MSLMTQARSLGKYFLLLDNMLVILGFFVVFPLISIRFIDQMGWAALTVGFALGLRQLTQQGLGIFGGAIADRFGAKPMIVTGMLLRASGFVFMALATTPLMLMLSCVLSALGGTLFEPPRTAMVIKLTRPHERSRFFSLLMMQDNAGAVLGALIGSWLMQYNFSVVCWAGAAVFVLAAVLNALLLPAYRISTIRTPILEGMMRVMRDRRFVVYVLTLTGYFMLGVQVLLMMPIMVNELAGTPSAVKWMYAIEAALSLTLLYPIARWSEKRFRLEQRLLFGLFIMTLSLIPMGMVTSLPWLLGLIGLFYIGSIIAEPARETLGASLSDARARGSYMGFSRMGLALGGAFGYSGGGWLFDTGKALGQPALPWCMLGIIGMLTMAALYWQFHMKRIEPAMLREH is encoded by the coding sequence ATGTCATTAATGACGCAGGCTCGTAGCCTGGGCAAATATTTTCTGCTACTGGATAACATGCTGGTAATCCTGGGTTTCTTTGTGGTATTCCCGCTGATTTCTATCCGTTTTATCGATCAAATGGGCTGGGCGGCACTCACGGTCGGGTTCGCGCTCGGTCTGCGTCAACTCACCCAGCAGGGACTCGGCATTTTCGGTGGCGCCATTGCCGACCGGTTTGGCGCCAAACCGATGATCGTTACCGGTATGTTGCTGCGCGCCTCCGGTTTCGTATTTATGGCGCTGGCTACTACGCCACTGATGCTGATGCTCTCCTGCGTGCTGTCGGCGTTGGGCGGTACGCTGTTCGAACCGCCGCGCACAGCCATGGTCATCAAACTCACGCGTCCGCACGAGCGCAGTCGTTTTTTCTCACTATTAATGATGCAGGACAACGCCGGTGCGGTGCTCGGCGCACTGATCGGCAGTTGGCTGATGCAATATAATTTTTCGGTGGTGTGCTGGGCAGGTGCGGCCGTTTTCGTACTGGCCGCCGTACTGAACGCTCTGCTGCTGCCCGCCTATCGCATTTCTACCATTCGCACCCCCATTCTCGAAGGCATGATGCGGGTAATGCGTGACAGACGTTTTGTCGTCTATGTACTGACGCTGACCGGTTATTTCATGCTGGGCGTACAGGTACTGTTGATGATGCCTATCATGGTTAACGAGCTGGCGGGCACGCCATCTGCCGTCAAGTGGATGTACGCCATTGAAGCAGCGCTATCGTTAACGTTGCTTTACCCTATCGCCCGCTGGAGCGAAAAACGCTTTCGTCTGGAACAACGGCTCTTATTCGGGCTGTTCATTATGACCCTGAGCCTGATTCCGATGGGCATGGTCACCAGCCTGCCGTGGTTGCTGGGTTTGATCGGCTTGTTTTATATCGGTTCCATCATCGCCGAACCGGCACGGGAAACGTTAGGTGCGTCACTGTCGGATGCACGCGCCCGCGGCAGCTATATGGGGTTTAGCCGAATGGGGCTGGCACTGGGCGGTGCATTCGGTTACAGCGGGGGCGGCTGGTTGTTTGATACCGGAAAAGCGCTCGGTCAACCCGCCTTACCCTGGTGTATGCTGGGTATCATCGGCATGTTGACCATGGCCGCCCTATACTGGCAATTCCACATGAAGCGTATCGAACCGGCCATGCTGCGCGAGCATTGA
- the murJ gene encoding murein biosynthesis integral membrane protein MurJ, with the protein MNLLKSLAAVSSMTLLSRVLGFVRDAIVARVFGAGMATDAFFVAFKLPNLLRRIFAEGAFSQAFVPILAEYKSQQGEEATRTFLAYVAGMLTLILALVTAAGMVAAPWVIMVTAPGFASTPERFELTSALLRVTFPYILLISLTSMVGSVLNTWNRFSVPAFAPTLLNISMIGFALLGVRWFDPPVMALGWAVVAGGILQLGYQLPHLKKIGMLVLPRIKFRDPSVSRVMKLMAPAILGVSVSQISLIINTIFASFLSQGAVSWMYYADRLMEFPSGVLGVALGTILLPSLSKSVASGNQQEYSRLLDWGLRLCFLLALPATVALGLLAKPLTVVLFQYGKFSAFDAMMTQRALVAYSIGLMGLILVKVLVPGFYARQDIKTPVKIGVATLVMTQLMNLIFIGPLQHAGLSLSIGLASCINAGLLFWQLRCQRIFQPQPGWTAFLVKLVMAVVIMSLVLIALCMWMPAWEQGSMTLRLLRLSVVVIAGAGSYFAMLALLGFRPKDFSRRSI; encoded by the coding sequence ATGAATTTACTGAAATCACTGGCTGCGGTCAGTTCCATGACCTTGCTTTCTCGTGTGCTGGGTTTTGTGCGCGATGCTATCGTCGCTCGTGTATTTGGCGCAGGCATGGCGACCGATGCGTTTTTTGTGGCGTTCAAATTACCGAATCTGTTGCGGCGTATTTTTGCCGAAGGCGCATTTTCTCAGGCGTTTGTGCCGATTCTCGCAGAGTATAAAAGTCAACAAGGCGAGGAGGCGACCCGGACCTTTCTGGCGTATGTCGCCGGGATGCTGACGTTGATACTGGCGCTGGTGACGGCTGCCGGCATGGTCGCGGCTCCGTGGGTGATCATGGTGACTGCGCCAGGGTTTGCCTCGACGCCAGAGCGCTTTGAACTGACATCGGCGCTGTTGCGAGTGACCTTTCCTTATATTCTGCTGATTTCGCTGACGTCGATGGTAGGATCGGTTCTCAACACCTGGAACCGTTTTTCGGTACCCGCGTTTGCCCCTACGTTATTGAACATCAGCATGATTGGTTTTGCGTTGCTGGGTGTTCGTTGGTTTGACCCGCCGGTGATGGCGCTGGGGTGGGCTGTAGTGGCTGGCGGGATACTGCAACTGGGCTACCAACTGCCGCATCTGAAAAAAATCGGCATGTTGGTGCTGCCGCGCATCAAATTTCGTGACCCCAGTGTTAGCCGGGTGATGAAGCTGATGGCACCCGCGATTCTTGGCGTGTCGGTTAGCCAGATTTCCTTGATCATCAACACCATCTTTGCATCGTTTCTCAGCCAGGGAGCCGTGTCCTGGATGTATTATGCTGATCGGTTGATGGAGTTTCCGTCCGGCGTGTTGGGCGTGGCGTTGGGGACCATTCTGCTGCCGTCGCTGTCGAAAAGTGTTGCCAGCGGTAATCAGCAGGAGTATTCCCGGTTGCTGGACTGGGGGTTGCGACTCTGCTTTTTGCTGGCATTGCCGGCGACAGTCGCGCTGGGGCTGCTGGCTAAACCATTGACCGTGGTGTTGTTTCAATACGGTAAATTTAGTGCGTTTGATGCCATGATGACTCAGCGTGCGTTAGTGGCTTACTCCATCGGGCTGATGGGGCTGATCCTGGTAAAAGTGCTGGTGCCGGGGTTTTACGCACGGCAGGATATTAAAACGCCAGTGAAAATTGGTGTGGCAACCCTAGTGATGACCCAACTGATGAACCTGATATTTATCGGCCCGCTGCAACATGCCGGATTGTCGCTATCGATTGGCCTGGCATCTTGCATTAACGCTGGCCTATTGTTCTGGCAGTTGCGGTGCCAGCGCATCTTTCAACCTCAACCGGGTTGGACGGCGTTTCTGGTTAAACTGGTAATGGCGGTAGTGATCATGTCGTTGGTATTGATCGCGTTATGTATGTGGATGCCCGCCTGGGAGCAGGGCAGCATGACGCTGCGTTTGCTGCGCTTGTCGGTGGTGGTGATCGCTGGTGCCGGCAGTTATTTCGCCATGCTGGCTTTGCTAGGTTTCCGACCGAAGGATTTCTCTCGCCGTAGCATCTGA
- the grxB gene encoding glutaredoxin 2: MKLFVYEHCPFCVKARMIFGLKQLPVELHVLSNDDETTPISMVGQKMVPILQKEDGSYMPESLDIVKYVDELDGKPVLTGATNPAIETWIRRVYEYAPRLLIPRFSRADFKEFATEAGRNYFIHKKEGQIGSFDTHFSQTAELISQLESDLQALAPLIVSPQACNGALSLDDINLFALLRSLTIVADVNVPSAIAAYCNTLSQNANVDLLIEQAQ; this comes from the coding sequence ATGAAACTGTTTGTCTATGAACATTGTCCTTTCTGCGTAAAAGCACGCATGATTTTCGGCCTGAAACAGTTGCCGGTGGAGCTGCATGTGTTGTCCAACGATGACGAAACCACGCCCATCTCGATGGTCGGTCAGAAAATGGTGCCGATTCTGCAAAAAGAGGATGGCAGCTACATGCCGGAAAGTCTGGATATCGTGAAATACGTTGACGAACTGGACGGAAAACCGGTACTGACCGGCGCAACCAACCCAGCTATCGAGACCTGGATTCGTCGCGTATATGAATATGCACCGCGACTGCTGATTCCCCGTTTCTCTCGTGCCGACTTCAAAGAGTTCGCCACCGAAGCGGGTCGTAATTACTTTATCCACAAAAAAGAAGGGCAAATCGGTAGCTTCGACACTCACTTCAGCCAGACGGCAGAGTTGATAAGTCAGTTAGAAAGTGACTTGCAAGCGCTGGCGCCGCTGATTGTCTCGCCGCAGGCGTGCAACGGTGCGTTGTCACTCGATGACATTAACCTGTTCGCCCTGCTGCGCTCACTGACTATCGTGGCTGATGTCAATGTCCCGTCGGCTATCGCGGCCTACTGCAACACCCTGTCTCAGAACGCCAACGTTGATCTGCTGATCGAACAGGCGCAATAA
- a CDS encoding TorD/DmsD family molecular chaperone, with the protein MNEFSVVCRILGTLFNRSPQDPLLAPLFNLIAQGKLAQQWPLAQDELMARWQRSIDLPAMSADYEALFGAQPSVSPWRSGWEPTAQETEVRAFLQQRGMPLGEGPVDHFGALLLAASWLEDQAQEDETAAQSAFFDSYLLPWSDRFLGKVESHATTAFYRTLAIICREALEAMRDELAEAEDNETDN; encoded by the coding sequence ATGAATGAATTTTCCGTGGTGTGCCGTATTCTCGGCACGCTGTTTAACCGTTCGCCGCAGGATCCGTTGCTGGCACCACTGTTTAATCTGATTGCGCAAGGCAAGCTGGCGCAGCAATGGCCGCTGGCGCAGGACGAGCTGATGGCTCGCTGGCAGCGCAGTATCGATTTACCGGCGATGAGCGCTGATTATGAGGCCTTGTTCGGTGCACAACCGTCGGTGTCGCCATGGCGCTCTGGTTGGGAACCGACTGCTCAGGAAACTGAAGTCCGTGCATTTTTGCAACAGCGCGGTATGCCGTTGGGTGAGGGACCGGTGGATCACTTTGGCGCTTTACTGCTTGCGGCATCCTGGCTGGAAGATCAGGCGCAGGAAGATGAAACGGCGGCGCAGTCGGCGTTTTTCGATAGCTATTTGTTGCCGTGGAGTGATCGCTTTCTGGGCAAGGTAGAAAGTCACGCCACCACCGCATTTTATCGTACGCTGGCGATTATTTGCCGTGAAGCGCTGGAAGCAATGCGGGATGAACTGGCAGAAGCGGAAGACAACGAGACGGATAACTAA
- a CDS encoding phosphatase, which yields MYPVDLHMHTVASTHAYSTLHDYVAEAKIKQIRLFAITDHGPDMADAPHYWHFINMRVWPRVVDGIGILRGIEANIKNLAGDIDCTGPMLDCMDLVIAGFHEPVFPPADRDTHTEAMIAAMAQGSVHIISHPGNPKFPIDIRAVAQAAAKYNVALELNNSSFTHSRKGSEPNCRAVAEAVREAGGYLALGSDSHIAWSLGEFPHCDRILRDVDFPQDRVLNVSPRRVLDFLERRGKPAIPEFADL from the coding sequence ATGTATCCCGTTGATTTACACATGCACACTGTCGCCAGTACCCACGCCTATAGCACCCTGCATGACTATGTGGCTGAAGCCAAAATCAAACAGATTCGTTTGTTTGCCATTACCGATCATGGCCCGGATATGGCAGATGCACCGCATTACTGGCATTTTATTAATATGCGTGTCTGGCCAAGGGTAGTGGACGGCATCGGTATCTTGCGTGGCATTGAAGCCAACATTAAGAATCTGGCAGGTGATATTGACTGTACCGGGCCGATGCTGGATTGCATGGATTTGGTTATCGCTGGTTTCCATGAGCCGGTGTTTCCTCCGGCAGATCGTGATACCCATACCGAAGCGATGATTGCGGCAATGGCACAAGGGTCGGTGCACATCATCAGCCATCCTGGAAATCCGAAATTCCCGATTGATATCCGCGCAGTTGCGCAAGCCGCAGCCAAATACAACGTGGCGCTGGAGCTGAATAATTCGTCTTTTACTCATTCCCGTAAAGGCAGCGAGCCGAATTGCCGTGCGGTGGCCGAAGCCGTGCGTGAGGCTGGCGGTTATCTGGCGCTGGGGTCAGATTCGCATATCGCCTGGTCGCTCGGCGAGTTTCCACATTGTGACCGTATCCTACGGGACGTTGATTTTCCGCAGGATCGCGTGTTGAATGTCAGCCCTCGCCGGGTGCTGGATTTTCTGGAACGGCGCGGGAAACCCGCGATCCCAGAATTTGCGGATTTGTGA
- a CDS encoding Gfo/Idh/MocA family protein, giving the protein MKLVRIGVVGLGDIARKAYLPILSQAEYWQLAGAWSPGQERARQLCQQYRMTCFSSLEMLISQCDAVFVHSSTASHYEVVKTLLLAGKHVYVDKPLAETLTQAEELVALAARHDLLLMVGFNRRFAPLYQRLRQVQPSADSLRMEKHRVDNIGPQPLAFTLLDDYLHVVDTALWLAQTPDLPTALCGGRIRCNLQGQLVYAEHQFRTSHGVITTSMHRQAGSQRESVQLVNDGGWYQVDNLREWREERNGMVLLHPTPSWQSTLEQRGFVGAVRHFIDAVVSHSPPLTSGDQALYAQRLIEMLLREC; this is encoded by the coding sequence ATGAAACTCGTGCGCATTGGTGTGGTGGGTCTGGGGGATATTGCCCGTAAGGCCTATTTGCCGATTTTATCACAGGCGGAATATTGGCAACTGGCAGGTGCCTGGTCGCCGGGGCAAGAGCGTGCCCGGCAACTGTGTCAGCAGTATCGTATGACTTGTTTTTCCTCTCTGGAGATGTTGATCAGCCAGTGTGATGCCGTGTTTGTGCACAGCAGTACCGCCAGCCATTATGAAGTGGTCAAAACGCTGTTGTTGGCCGGTAAACACGTCTATGTGGATAAGCCGCTGGCGGAAACGTTGACGCAGGCGGAAGAACTGGTGGCGCTGGCGGCTCGTCATGATTTACTGCTGATGGTGGGCTTCAACCGTCGCTTTGCGCCGCTTTATCAGCGACTCCGGCAGGTGCAGCCCTCTGCGGATAGCCTGCGCATGGAAAAGCATCGTGTCGATAACATCGGGCCTCAGCCGCTGGCGTTTACCTTGCTGGATGACTATTTGCATGTGGTGGACACCGCGTTGTGGCTGGCGCAAACGCCGGATTTGCCAACTGCGCTATGTGGTGGACGGATACGTTGTAATCTTCAGGGGCAACTGGTTTATGCCGAACACCAGTTCCGGACTTCGCATGGGGTGATTACAACCAGTATGCATCGCCAGGCAGGTAGTCAGCGTGAAAGTGTACAACTGGTTAATGATGGCGGTTGGTATCAGGTGGACAATTTGCGGGAATGGCGTGAGGAGCGCAACGGCATGGTGCTGTTGCATCCGACGCCATCCTGGCAGAGTACGCTGGAACAGCGTGGTTTTGTGGGGGCAGTTCGGCATTTCATTGATGCGGTAGTCTCGCACTCGCCGCCGTTGACTTCCGGTGATCAGGCACTGTACGCGCAACGTCTGATTGAGATGTTATTAAGAGAATGCTGA
- the catB gene encoding type B chloramphenicol O-acetyltransferase — MNNFFESPFKTIPLDKQTTNPNIIVGRYSYYSGYYHEHDFNECARYLIPDEGVDKLIIGSFCSIGSGAAFIMSGNQGHRPDWISTFPFYWVPDTTEFEAANNGYVPSGDTIIGNDVWIGSEAIIMPGIKVGDGAVIGTRALVTRDVEPYSIVGGNPAKIIRKRFDDRHISMLIEMKWWDWSEEQLKAMMYFLTSGDIDGLYQQWKNF, encoded by the coding sequence ATGAATAATTTTTTTGAAAGCCCATTTAAAACGATTCCATTAGACAAGCAGACAACAAACCCTAACATTATTGTTGGGCGTTATAGTTACTACTCTGGTTATTATCACGAGCATGATTTTAACGAGTGTGCTCGTTATCTTATTCCTGATGAAGGTGTAGATAAATTAATTATCGGCAGTTTTTGTTCGATTGGTTCTGGTGCTGCGTTTATCATGTCTGGTAATCAAGGGCATAGACCGGACTGGATCAGTACCTTTCCCTTTTACTGGGTACCTGATACAACAGAATTTGAGGCGGCCAATAATGGTTATGTTCCATCTGGTGATACTATAATTGGGAATGATGTCTGGATCGGTTCCGAAGCTATTATAATGCCTGGTATAAAAGTTGGGGATGGTGCTGTAATAGGAACCAGAGCTCTGGTCACACGGGATGTTGAACCTTACTCCATCGTCGGAGGTAATCCAGCAAAAATCATTCGGAAACGTTTTGATGATAGGCATATATCAATGCTTATCGAAATGAAATGGTGGGATTGGTCGGAAGAACAGTTAAAAGCTATGATGTATTTTTTAACATCTGGAGATATTGATGGTCTTTACCAGCAATGGAAAAATTTCTGA
- a CDS encoding lipoprotein, with product MRKSGLAVLALLGTLLVSGCNQLAQYSLSEQQINQYLQQHNDYQKQLGVPGVVDAQITLTELSSQIGRAEPGKVTLSGNAKVDISSLLGKQQADMKLTLKAQPIFSKDEGAIYLKDMELVNYSVQPEKLQTVLQTLAPYLNQSLKSYFDQKPAYVLNPEHSSKEALAKKLAKGIEVKPGQLVIMLTD from the coding sequence ATGAGAAAATCGGGACTGGCCGTTCTGGCGCTACTGGGCACATTACTGGTGAGCGGTTGCAATCAACTGGCGCAATACAGCCTGAGTGAGCAACAAATCAATCAGTATTTGCAACAGCATAATGACTACCAGAAGCAGTTAGGCGTTCCCGGCGTGGTGGATGCGCAGATTACACTGACCGAACTGAGCAGCCAGATTGGTCGCGCAGAACCCGGCAAAGTGACGCTGAGTGGTAACGCCAAAGTCGATATCAGCTCACTGCTAGGTAAACAGCAGGCAGACATGAAGTTGACGCTCAAAGCGCAGCCGATATTCAGCAAAGACGAGGGTGCCATCTACCTGAAAGACATGGAACTGGTGAATTACAGCGTTCAGCCGGAGAAACTACAAACGGTGCTGCAAACGCTGGCACCCTACCTTAATCAGTCGTTGAAAAGCTACTTCGATCAGAAACCTGCCTATGTGCTAAATCCGGAGCACAGCAGCAAAGAAGCTCTGGCGAAAAAACTGGCCAAAGGGATTGAAGTGAAACCCGGTCAACTGGTTATTATGCTGACCGATTAA
- the rimJ gene encoding ribosomal protein S5-alanine N-acetyltransferase, protein MFGYRSTTPRVRLTTDRLVVRLAHERDAWRLAEYYAENRDFLKPWEPVRDASHCYPSGWQARLSVICDMHKQGSAYYFLLLDPDETEVRGVANFSNVLRGSFHACYLGYSLGEKWQGQGMMYEALQSALRYMQRQQHMHRIMANYMPHNQRSGDLLARLGFEKEGYAKNYLLIDGKWQDHVLTALTNNEWTPMR, encoded by the coding sequence ATGTTTGGCTATCGCTCAACGACACCCAGGGTCCGTCTGACCACGGATCGACTGGTGGTCCGGCTGGCGCACGAACGCGATGCCTGGCGTCTGGCTGAGTATTACGCGGAAAACCGTGATTTTTTGAAACCCTGGGAACCGGTGCGCGATGCCAGCCACTGTTATCCTTCTGGTTGGCAGGCGCGGCTGAGCGTGATCTGCGATATGCACAAACAGGGTAGCGCCTACTATTTTTTGCTGCTGGACCCGGATGAAACCGAGGTACGCGGCGTAGCCAATTTCAGCAATGTGCTGCGCGGCTCCTTTCATGCCTGTTACCTTGGTTATTCACTGGGTGAAAAATGGCAGGGGCAAGGGATGATGTACGAGGCGTTGCAGTCGGCGCTGCGTTACATGCAACGTCAGCAGCATATGCATCGCATTATGGCTAATTATATGCCGCACAATCAGCGCAGCGGCGACCTGCTGGCCAGGCTTGGGTTCGAAAAAGAAGGTTACGCCAAAAATTACTTGCTGATTGACGGCAAATGGCAGGATCACGTGCTGACCGCCCTGACTAATAATGAATGGACGCCGATGCGTTGA
- a CDS encoding methyl-accepting chemotaxis protein — MTILQKLTIVIMIFVLALVGVGGFGIKALGDSKDRVESFTGNTLPSLTLLSNANINIREVRVSLVTLAGVDDQTQRATQLKSIQDRLNTVDKFMADYKQKYISDDRDAQMTNNIIQLLASYRQSIDSIHNSGAAQKNADAENAKKQTEQALIKALQEQREYNLVLASNQEKANTDSYNTALYTFISLIIASVAVAGTLAMVILRYVRRSLNHLQHTLLSISDNLDLTLRADDSRNDEVGKTAQALNSLTERFATVLADVRMASESVSTASSEIAAANIDLSARTEEQASSLAQTAASMHEISSTVESNVDNARQANSLGQQAADAVSHGDESVERMMQAMKAIASGSEKVAEITNLIEGIAFQTNILALNAAVEAARAGEHGRGFAVVAGEVRTLSQRSSSAAREIKTLIDNAIAAVRNGSQQADDVRDAISNVKTLITNASSLVGEMSLASEEQNRGISQINIAINQMESVTQQNAAMVEQASSAAESLNDQAAKLRQLVEIFRLKAGGYQHLDDAPRHTLSLGVK, encoded by the coding sequence ATGACAATCCTCCAAAAGTTAACAATAGTTATAATGATTTTTGTACTGGCGCTCGTCGGAGTAGGCGGGTTTGGCATTAAAGCACTAGGAGATTCGAAAGATCGGGTTGAGTCATTTACTGGCAATACGTTACCCAGCCTCACGTTGTTGTCTAACGCAAACATTAATATACGTGAAGTAAGAGTCTCGCTTGTTACTCTGGCGGGAGTTGATGATCAGACGCAACGCGCTACGCAGTTAAAATCCATTCAGGACAGGCTGAATACTGTGGATAAGTTTATGGCTGATTATAAGCAGAAATATATCTCTGATGATCGTGACGCGCAGATGACCAATAATATCATTCAGCTATTGGCGTCTTACCGTCAGTCCATCGATAGCATCCATAACAGTGGTGCAGCTCAGAAGAATGCGGATGCGGAAAACGCTAAAAAGCAGACTGAGCAGGCATTGATTAAAGCCTTGCAGGAGCAGCGTGAGTACAATCTGGTACTGGCCAGCAATCAGGAAAAAGCCAATACCGACAGCTATAACACGGCGTTGTATACGTTTATCAGTCTTATCATTGCATCCGTTGCTGTTGCCGGTACGTTGGCAATGGTGATCCTACGCTATGTCCGTCGCAGCCTGAATCACTTGCAGCATACTCTGTTGAGTATCAGTGATAATCTGGACCTGACCTTGCGTGCGGATGATAGCCGTAATGATGAAGTGGGTAAAACTGCTCAGGCACTGAATAGCCTGACTGAGCGTTTCGCCACCGTATTGGCGGATGTGCGTATGGCCAGCGAGAGTGTGTCTACCGCATCCAGTGAAATCGCTGCGGCGAATATTGATCTCTCGGCGCGTACCGAAGAGCAGGCGTCGTCTCTGGCGCAAACCGCCGCCAGTATGCATGAAATTTCCTCCACCGTAGAAAGTAACGTCGATAATGCCCGACAGGCTAATAGCCTGGGACAGCAGGCGGCAGATGCGGTAAGCCATGGGGATGAGTCCGTTGAGCGCATGATGCAGGCGATGAAGGCGATTGCCTCTGGTTCAGAAAAAGTCGCGGAGATCACCAACCTGATCGAGGGCATTGCTTTTCAGACCAATATTCTGGCGCTTAACGCCGCCGTGGAAGCGGCGCGCGCTGGCGAGCATGGTCGCGGTTTTGCCGTGGTGGCAGGCGAAGTGCGCACGCTGTCGCAGCGTTCTTCTTCCGCAGCCAGAGAAATTAAAACTCTGATAGACAACGCGATTGCCGCAGTGAGAAACGGTTCGCAACAGGCTGATGATGTGCGTGATGCTATCAGCAACGTCAAGACGTTGATAACCAATGCGTCATCGCTGGTGGGTGAAATGTCTCTGGCGTCGGAAGAGCAGAACCGCGGTATTAGCCAGATCAACATAGCGATCAACCAGATGGAGTCTGTCACTCAGCAGAACGCGGCTATGGTGGAGCAGGCCTCATCGGCTGCAGAGTCACTCAATGATCAGGCAGCGAAACTGCGTCAACTGGTAGAGATTTTTCGTCTGAAGGCGGGAGGTTACCAACATCTTGATGATGCACCGAGACATACCCTGTCTTTAGGGGTGAAGTAA
- a CDS encoding YceH family protein — translation MKYQLTLREARIIGCLLEKQVTTPEQYPMSLNGLTAACNQKTNREPVMELTESEVQQTLDLLVRRHFLRTVSGFGNRVMKYEHRFCNSEFGDLKFSPAEVALVTILLLRGAQTPGELRTRAARLYEFADMEEVENVLQCLQQREDGPFVVRLAREPGKRESRFMHLFSGEVADIVPPALSDESVDGELAARVSVLESDVAELRAQLAALQARLA, via the coding sequence ATGAAATACCAATTGACGCTACGTGAGGCGCGGATAATCGGATGCTTGCTGGAAAAGCAGGTTACCACGCCGGAGCAATACCCGATGTCGTTGAATGGGCTGACCGCGGCCTGTAATCAGAAAACCAACCGCGAGCCGGTCATGGAATTGACCGAAAGCGAGGTACAACAAACGCTGGACCTGCTGGTCAGGCGGCATTTTCTACGTACTGTTAGCGGCTTTGGCAACCGGGTGATGAAATATGAACACCGCTTCTGCAATTCCGAATTTGGCGACCTGAAGTTTTCTCCAGCTGAAGTGGCGCTGGTGACCATCTTGTTGCTGCGTGGCGCACAGACGCCAGGCGAGCTTCGCACCAGAGCAGCTCGCTTGTACGAATTTGCCGATATGGAAGAGGTTGAGAACGTGTTGCAGTGCTTGCAACAGCGTGAAGATGGGCCGTTTGTGGTGCGGTTGGCACGGGAGCCAGGCAAGCGCGAGAGTCGTTTTATGCATTTGTTTAGCGGCGAGGTGGCGGATATTGTGCCGCCGGCGCTGAGCGATGAATCGGTTGATGGTGAACTGGCCGCACGGGTTTCCGTACTGGAAAGTGACGTGGCCGAATTGCGAGCGCAACTTGCCGCATTACAGGCGCGTCTTGCCTGA
- a CDS encoding ribonuclease T2 family protein, whose translation MNKVCSLLTGLALATSMMTSPSVQAKGQAGVFDSYLLTLSWSPTFCLTHAGNEQCTKGYGFVLHGLWPQYANGGWPQDCPPITALTAQERKYGNTLFPTNTLLTHEWEKHGTCSGLGATGYLQAADKAVTRVNIPASFNAPTKPLQMTAEQILTAFRQNNPSIPQGGIAAICSGPELSEIRVCMDKNLNFQSCNKAVKTQCRDGNIRIPNVR comes from the coding sequence ATGAACAAAGTCTGTTCGTTACTAACTGGTCTGGCATTAGCAACAAGTATGATGACAAGCCCCTCTGTGCAGGCAAAAGGCCAGGCGGGAGTATTTGATTCCTACCTGCTGACATTATCCTGGTCACCCACATTTTGCCTGACACACGCTGGTAATGAGCAATGCACCAAAGGATATGGCTTTGTACTTCACGGTTTGTGGCCACAATATGCCAATGGAGGCTGGCCGCAGGACTGTCCGCCAATTACTGCGCTCACGGCTCAGGAACGCAAATACGGCAATACCCTGTTTCCTACTAATACCTTACTGACTCACGAGTGGGAAAAACACGGCACCTGCAGCGGGCTGGGCGCGACTGGCTATCTGCAAGCAGCGGATAAGGCAGTGACTCGTGTGAACATTCCGGCCAGTTTCAATGCTCCGACCAAACCGTTACAAATGACAGCAGAGCAGATTCTGACCGCATTTCGCCAGAATAACCCGTCAATACCTCAGGGGGGAATTGCCGCTATCTGTAGCGGCCCGGAATTATCCGAAATTAGAGTGTGTATGGACAAAAATCTGAATTTTCAGTCCTGCAATAAAGCGGTAAAAACTCAGTGTCGTGACGGAAATATACGTATACCTAACGTTCGCTAA